In Acidobacteriota bacterium, a single genomic region encodes these proteins:
- a CDS encoding glutamate synthase-related protein, protein MMDQKGNLYKRFHIETKAAPSLRGQPGKYAVRIRESKFAEMLLEAFLSYPPWELPKRLKSRPCIYGTYDRMFGGLTPDHDRCVACYRCVLEHPGMVKIELSQAYKKLGDDYWSPEQVWSLWYEASTGRIPVKGACYKGPFSGNGFDSMWTDMSEIVRPTRDGIHGREFISTIVDIGRKASRLEFGPEYSWLYDGSPLIQIPVPIIFDLFPDSLRNKNILEILAQAASYLKTFVIIPVQEIKGDLMKFLAHIIPLVNFQNWEDHKEILRAVSIIEVDVGNHLDGWKRLKDEFPTAIICLRLPFNEGSERFVVRAVKEGAGVFHLFADYRGREISVRNPRFLKELIRSIHGKLVEHSLRDEVTIITSGGIIAAEHLPKAIICGADLIALNTPLLVALQCRFDGDCTSPEFCEWRLPRLDREWGTQRLINMVGAWHGQLLEILGAMGLREVRRLQGETGRAMFFEDLEKEIFAPIFGLRK, encoded by the coding sequence ATGATGGATCAAAAGGGAAACTTGTATAAGCGTTTCCACATAGAAACGAAAGCCGCACCATCCCTCAGGGGACAACCGGGGAAGTATGCGGTGAGGATAAGGGAGAGCAAATTCGCTGAAATGCTACTTGAAGCTTTTCTCTCCTACCCACCTTGGGAATTACCCAAAAGGCTGAAGAGTCGTCCCTGCATTTATGGTACTTACGATCGAATGTTTGGCGGTCTCACTCCAGACCACGACCGATGCGTTGCTTGCTACCGCTGTGTCCTGGAGCATCCCGGAATGGTGAAGATTGAGTTGAGTCAGGCCTACAAGAAGCTGGGCGATGATTACTGGTCACCTGAGCAGGTCTGGTCTCTCTGGTACGAAGCATCCACAGGTAGGATCCCGGTCAAAGGGGCCTGCTACAAAGGACCTTTCAGCGGCAATGGTTTTGATTCCATGTGGACCGACATGTCAGAAATTGTTCGGCCCACGAGAGATGGAATCCATGGCAGGGAATTCATCTCAACAATTGTGGATATCGGGAGAAAAGCCTCAAGGCTGGAGTTCGGCCCAGAATATTCCTGGCTTTATGATGGGTCTCCTCTGATTCAGATTCCTGTTCCCATCATTTTTGATCTTTTCCCTGATTCTCTCAGGAATAAGAACATCCTGGAAATCCTGGCACAAGCCGCCTCATACCTGAAAACGTTTGTCATCATTCCAGTGCAGGAGATCAAAGGGGATTTGATGAAATTTTTAGCACATATCATTCCTCTCGTGAACTTCCAAAATTGGGAAGATCACAAGGAAATTCTGAGAGCTGTTTCCATCATTGAAGTGGATGTGGGAAACCATTTGGATGGATGGAAGAGATTGAAAGATGAATTCCCAACAGCCATTATCTGTTTGCGGTTACCGTTCAATGAAGGTAGCGAAAGATTCGTTGTTCGTGCTGTGAAGGAAGGAGCCGGCGTCTTTCATCTCTTTGCCGACTACCGTGGGAGGGAAATATCCGTCCGTAACCCCAGGTTCCTCAAGGAACTCATCCGTTCCATTCATGGGAAGTTAGTGGAACATTCTCTCAGGGATGAGGTGACCATCATAACCAGCGGAGGAATCATTGCTGCCGAGCATCTCCCCAAAGCCATCATCTGTGGTGCAGATCTCATAGCTCTCAATACGCCACTTCTTGTTGCCCTCCAGTGCCGTTTCGATGGAGACTGTACTTCGCCAGAATTCTGCGAATGGAGACTTCCACGCCTGGATAGGGAATGGGGGACTCAGAGATTGATCAATATGGTTGGCGCATGGCATGGCCAGCTCCTCGAGATTCTTGGGGCCATGGGGCTGCGTGAGGTGAGGAGACTCCAGGGAGAAACGGGGAGAGCCATGTTTTTTGAAGATCTGGAAAAGGAAATCTTCGCCCCCATCTTTGGATTGAGAAAGTA